A window of the Sabethes cyaneus chromosome 1, idSabCyanKW18_F2, whole genome shotgun sequence genome harbors these coding sequences:
- the LOC128737389 gene encoding S-phase kinase-associated protein 1-like codes for MTTPIRLQSSDGESFDTSVEIVKCSGTLKTMIENLGLDFTNEESVPLPNVNAAILRKVLEWATQHKDDPVPIDDDDDENRERRTDDICQWDRDFLGVEQSTLFELILAANYLDIGALLDTCCKTVANMIKGKTPEEIRKLFNIKNDFTPEQEEQIRRENEWCEEK; via the coding sequence ATGACCACCCCAATTAGGCTGCAATCGTCGGACGGAGAGTCGTTCGATACGTCGGTTGAAATCGTGAAATGTTCCGGAACGTTGAAAACCATGATCGAGAATCTGGGACTGGATTTCACCAACGAGGAATCCGTTCCGCTGCCGAACGTGAACGCAGCCATACTTCGGAAGGTGCTAGAGTGGGCCACCCAGCACAAGGACGATCCAGTGCCgattgacgacgacgacgatgaaaaCAGGGAGAGACGGACCGACGATATCTGCCAGTGGGACCGGGATTTTCTTGGCGTCGAGCAGAGCACTCTGTTCGAACTGATTTTGGCGGCCAACTATCTGGATATCGGGGCTCTGTTGGATACCTGTTGCAAAACGGTTGCGAACATGATCAAAGGTAAAACTCCGGAGGAGATTCGAAAGTTATTTAACATTAAAAATGATTTTACACCGGAGCAGGAGGAACAGATCCGCAGAGAAAATGAGTGGTGCGAAGAGAAGTGA